In Vibrio sp. 10N, the following proteins share a genomic window:
- a CDS encoding energy-coupling factor ABC transporter ATP-binding protein: MTIQLKAKQVSMRFKDRVLFHIPSLTIGPNEAVYLKGDNGVGKTTLLKILAGLLKPTSGSVEPRSQTMMSRLFSGAGRKDVIYLHQSPYLFDGTVYQNVVYGIKHKRGDIHDKRAEVIAALRLVGLETLADEHVSVLSGGEKQRVAMARAWVLKPSILLMDEPSASLDQESIERLVYMAQDLLAHGSSIVITSHQTNALTRLCRKQWWIKDCTLIESPLLQIIDKKQKDKESIYVASNSD, encoded by the coding sequence ATGACAATACAACTCAAAGCAAAGCAGGTTTCGATGCGGTTTAAAGACCGTGTCCTTTTTCATATTCCCAGCCTTACGATTGGCCCAAACGAAGCCGTTTATCTAAAAGGTGACAATGGCGTTGGCAAAACCACTCTACTTAAAATCCTAGCAGGCCTTCTCAAGCCAACATCCGGTTCTGTTGAGCCCCGCAGTCAAACAATGATGTCACGTTTATTCAGCGGCGCTGGCCGCAAAGATGTCATCTATCTTCATCAATCGCCTTACCTGTTTGACGGTACGGTTTATCAAAACGTCGTGTACGGTATTAAACATAAGCGAGGCGATATTCATGATAAACGTGCTGAGGTCATTGCTGCATTACGTTTAGTCGGCTTAGAGACGCTTGCCGATGAGCATGTTTCTGTCTTATCAGGAGGGGAAAAGCAGCGTGTAGCGATGGCGCGTGCCTGGGTATTGAAGCCGTCGATTTTGTTGATGGACGAGCCCAGCGCTTCCCTTGACCAAGAGTCTATAGAACGGCTGGTTTATATGGCGCAAGATCTATTAGCGCATGGTTCGAGTATTGTAATCACAAGCCATCAGACCAATGCCCTCACACGATTATGCCGAAAACAATGGTGGATTAAAGACTGCACCTTGATAGAATCACCGTTGCTTCAAATCATCGATAAAAAACAGAAAGATAAAGAGAGTATTTATGTTGCATCCAACTCAGACTAG
- a CDS encoding sigma-54-dependent transcriptional regulator — protein MTLFQTSDVPNQQSSPYLAFSVLVVDDEVGMQTVLKKALSKGFGQVDTANSVEEAESLRLQNHYDLIILDINLPGRSGIEWKEAFNDQERKADVIFMTGYADLEVAISALKLGASDFILKPFNLEQMLQAVKRCMDKRLTERMNLALSHDISRRVSKELIGNSEKTKQLKQLITQYAPSRASVLIEGESGTGKELVARGIHTASQRQGPFVAVNCGALAPELLESELFGHAAGAFTGAKKSREGLFRVASGGTLFLDEIGEMPLSMQASLLRVLEQRTVRPVGTEKEISIDVRVVAATNRNLRDQVANGEFREDLFYRLNVLRIDVPALRERLADLSDLVPFFTRQLSRELGVSEPKWAHEDMHAMQDYDWPGNVRELKNMLERCILLSKPPAHHFTELKGGTVNTAITMSVNDLTTMPNTNQVVEGEFGYPNSWSLKDVEKSHIQQVVDYHSGNKSAASRDLGVARKTLERKYKEWDENGSDE, from the coding sequence ATGACTTTATTTCAAACCTCTGATGTCCCCAACCAACAGTCGTCACCGTATTTGGCTTTCTCGGTACTTGTTGTCGATGACGAAGTCGGCATGCAAACCGTACTTAAAAAAGCGCTAAGCAAAGGTTTTGGCCAAGTCGACACCGCCAACAGTGTCGAAGAAGCGGAAAGCCTGCGCCTTCAAAACCACTATGATTTGATCATCCTGGATATCAATTTACCGGGACGTTCTGGTATTGAGTGGAAAGAAGCGTTTAACGACCAAGAACGCAAAGCCGATGTGATATTTATGACAGGTTACGCAGACTTAGAAGTGGCGATCAGCGCGTTAAAGCTCGGTGCTTCCGACTTTATTTTAAAGCCGTTTAATCTTGAGCAAATGCTACAAGCTGTGAAGCGTTGCATGGATAAGCGTTTAACAGAGCGAATGAACCTAGCGCTGAGTCATGACATTAGTCGACGCGTCAGCAAAGAGTTGATTGGGAATTCGGAGAAGACCAAACAGCTAAAGCAGCTGATCACACAGTATGCACCATCAAGGGCGTCGGTGTTGATTGAGGGGGAGTCTGGTACAGGCAAAGAGCTAGTTGCACGAGGGATTCATACAGCGAGTCAAAGGCAAGGTCCTTTTGTCGCTGTTAACTGCGGTGCGCTTGCTCCAGAATTACTAGAGAGTGAACTGTTTGGTCATGCTGCTGGAGCCTTTACGGGTGCCAAGAAAAGTCGCGAGGGCTTATTTCGTGTTGCCAGTGGCGGTACTTTGTTCCTCGATGAAATCGGAGAGATGCCTTTGTCGATGCAAGCGTCACTGCTGCGGGTACTAGAACAGCGCACGGTGAGGCCGGTAGGTACTGAAAAGGAAATCAGCATCGATGTTCGAGTTGTTGCCGCGACGAATCGCAACCTTCGTGATCAGGTGGCTAACGGCGAGTTCCGCGAAGATCTGTTTTATCGATTGAATGTTCTCAGAATTGACGTGCCAGCATTGAGGGAGCGTTTAGCGGATCTCTCGGACTTAGTCCCATTTTTTACCCGCCAGTTGTCTCGAGAGCTAGGTGTGAGCGAGCCAAAATGGGCGCATGAAGATATGCACGCGATGCAAGACTACGATTGGCCGGGCAATGTTCGCGAGCTAAAAAATATGCTTGAACGTTGCATCCTACTCAGTAAGCCACCAGCTCATCACTTTACCGAATTGAAAGGCGGTACGGTGAATACCGCAATTACCATGTCGGTGAATGATCTCACCACTATGCCGAACACTAACCAAGTGGTTGAAGGGGAGTTTGGCTATCCTAACTCTTGGTCTTTGAAAGACGTAGAAAAGTCGCACATTCAGCAAGTGGTGGATTACCATTCTGGCAATAAGTCCGCTGCATCGCGCGACCTTGGTGTGGCCCGAAAAACGTTAGAGCGCAAATACAAAGAGTGGGACGAGAACGGGTCTGATGAATAG
- a CDS encoding thiamine-phosphate diphosphorylase: MNFDKLGKERLKREHDLLMLNRVTDREFESRMAIWDAFSLASAPLGEAKQFIEQAFNKLQNDIVQARKEFTMSFSDFEVMAAEEINYIRVNVADTKSQKIWYALITVMVLGTVAICMQ, translated from the coding sequence ATGAATTTCGATAAATTGGGTAAAGAGCGTCTTAAACGAGAGCATGACCTATTAATGCTTAACCGTGTCACAGACCGCGAGTTTGAATCTAGAATGGCAATCTGGGACGCGTTTTCGCTAGCGAGTGCACCACTTGGTGAAGCGAAACAATTTATCGAACAGGCTTTCAATAAACTTCAAAATGACATTGTCCAAGCGCGTAAAGAATTCACTATGAGCTTCAGCGATTTTGAAGTCATGGCCGCCGAGGAGATCAACTACATTCGCGTCAATGTCGCTGATACTAAGTCTCAAAAAATTTGGTATGCCCTAATTACTGTGATGGTGCTTGGCACCGTTGCTATCTGTATGCAATAA
- a CDS encoding ABC transporter permease, protein MSITETTMEALSLLFSLDRDLWRIVAVSFSVSISAVSLVVLPAIIASYVLAYTNFPGKWFLLSLVNTMQAIPTVVIGLLLYMLLSRSGPLGDWEMLFTQRAMIVGQILICFPVLVSMMHGALQSTDKRALETSVTLGVSRLRTLMTLIWESRFPLMAAVVAGFSRIVTEVGCSMMVGGNIMGLTRNIPTAIAMESHKGAFAQGVALGIVLLVLALALNFLLSSMRGKGVLRS, encoded by the coding sequence ATGAGCATTACCGAAACAACCATGGAGGCGCTAAGCCTCCTATTTAGCCTAGACAGAGATCTGTGGCGGATTGTTGCTGTCTCGTTCAGTGTATCAATCTCAGCGGTCTCTTTAGTCGTGCTGCCAGCGATCATTGCGTCCTATGTGCTTGCCTACACCAACTTTCCCGGTAAGTGGTTTTTATTATCACTGGTCAATACCATGCAAGCGATCCCAACGGTGGTGATCGGACTATTGCTCTATATGTTGCTATCGCGTTCTGGCCCACTCGGTGACTGGGAAATGCTGTTTACCCAAAGAGCGATGATCGTCGGGCAGATACTTATCTGCTTTCCTGTGTTGGTTTCTATGATGCATGGCGCGTTGCAAAGCACAGACAAGCGTGCACTCGAAACATCTGTCACGCTCGGTGTATCAAGACTTCGCACTTTAATGACCTTGATTTGGGAGTCTCGCTTCCCACTAATGGCGGCGGTTGTCGCAGGGTTCTCACGTATCGTGACCGAAGTTGGCTGCTCGATGATGGTTGGCGGCAATATTATGGGCTTAACACGAAACATCCCAACGGCCATTGCGATGGAGAGCCACAAAGGTGCTTTCGCACAAGGTGTCGCGCTTGGGATCGTATTGTTGGTTCTGGCTTTAGCGCTCAACTTTTTACTGTCATCCATGCGTGGTAAAGGCGTTCTTCGCAGCTAA
- a CDS encoding bifunctional molybdopterin-guanine dinucleotide biosynthesis adaptor protein MobB/molybdopterin molybdotransferase MoeA, producing the protein MKSINNVPLLGFAAYSGTGKTTLLEALLPKLTETGLRIGVLKHAHHNFDVDKPGKDSYRLRKAGASQMLISSRYRHALMTETPDSEAGFEHLLSRFDHQALDLILVEGCKNIAFPKIELNRQEVGKPWLHPSDDNIIAIASDSELDVTIPTMSINDLDAIKQFILDYVKSQNTSSPAAAACCDTLSPAFLSVVQGQQKILEAISPIDATETIALEGAYGRVLAENISSPINVPAYTNSAMDGYAIRGEDIAHEQFDVVASIMAGHGYDKTLTQGQAAQIMTGAPMPEGADTVVMREQAIVDGDRVGFANASIKLGQNVRQAGEDLAVGQSVFTAGTLVQAPEMGMIASLGMNTVMVKRALRVAVFSTGDEVQAPGTPLNANSIYDSNRYTIMAMLQKLGCEIVDLGILEDNEAVMERAIVEASKSADLIITSGGVSVGDADFIKNVLEKRGSVDFWRINMRPGRPLAFGDISDVPFFGLPGNPVAVMVSFINFVEPAIKKMQGALSFEPLKVPAIATESLRSRQGRTEFSRGIYEIDNETGQLSVKTTGKQGSGILRSMSEANCLIEIAPHIDTVKPGESVTIIPLQGRI; encoded by the coding sequence ATTAAGTCTATCAACAATGTTCCCCTACTCGGTTTTGCAGCCTACAGTGGCACCGGTAAAACCACATTACTCGAGGCATTGCTGCCAAAGCTAACCGAAACTGGCCTGCGTATCGGTGTGCTAAAACACGCTCACCATAATTTCGATGTCGATAAGCCCGGTAAAGACAGTTACCGTTTGAGAAAGGCGGGCGCAAGTCAGATGCTAATATCCTCTCGCTATCGCCACGCGTTGATGACCGAAACACCCGATTCAGAAGCGGGCTTTGAGCACTTGCTATCACGCTTTGACCATCAAGCACTCGATCTTATTTTGGTCGAAGGCTGTAAAAATATCGCCTTTCCAAAGATTGAGCTAAACCGTCAAGAAGTCGGCAAGCCTTGGTTACACCCAAGTGATGATAATATTATCGCGATTGCGTCTGATAGCGAGCTTGACGTGACGATCCCAACGATGAGCATCAACGATCTCGATGCCATTAAACAGTTCATCTTAGATTATGTGAAGTCGCAAAACACAAGTTCACCGGCCGCTGCCGCCTGTTGCGACACTCTCTCTCCTGCATTTCTATCTGTTGTGCAGGGACAGCAAAAGATATTAGAAGCGATTTCTCCTATTGACGCGACGGAAACTATCGCGCTTGAGGGAGCGTACGGTCGTGTATTGGCGGAAAATATCAGCTCACCTATCAATGTTCCGGCTTACACCAACTCGGCGATGGATGGTTACGCTATTCGTGGAGAAGACATTGCTCATGAGCAGTTTGACGTCGTCGCGAGCATTATGGCTGGACACGGCTACGACAAAACTCTGACTCAAGGCCAAGCCGCTCAAATTATGACTGGCGCACCTATGCCAGAAGGCGCTGATACCGTGGTCATGCGTGAGCAAGCGATCGTAGATGGCGATCGCGTTGGTTTCGCTAATGCCTCTATTAAATTGGGACAAAATGTTCGCCAAGCTGGTGAGGATTTGGCGGTAGGTCAATCCGTGTTCACTGCCGGGACATTAGTACAAGCACCAGAGATGGGTATGATTGCTTCTTTAGGCATGAACACCGTTATGGTAAAACGTGCATTACGTGTTGCTGTGTTCTCGACTGGCGATGAAGTGCAAGCACCAGGTACACCACTCAACGCTAACTCCATCTATGATTCAAACCGCTACACCATTATGGCCATGCTGCAGAAGCTTGGTTGTGAGATCGTTGACCTCGGTATCTTAGAAGATAACGAAGCCGTTATGGAGCGAGCCATTGTTGAAGCGAGCAAGAGTGCTGATCTTATTATTACCTCCGGTGGCGTATCTGTTGGTGATGCCGACTTCATCAAAAATGTTCTAGAGAAACGTGGCAGCGTTGATTTCTGGCGTATTAATATGCGTCCAGGTCGTCCGCTTGCATTTGGTGATATCAGCGATGTGCCATTCTTTGGCCTTCCCGGTAACCCAGTGGCGGTTATGGTGTCATTCATTAACTTTGTAGAGCCAGCCATTAAGAAAATGCAAGGTGCGCTCAGTTTTGAACCCCTCAAGGTGCCAGCTATTGCTACAGAATCGCTGCGCTCTCGTCAAGGACGTACAGAGTTCAGTCGCGGTATCTACGAAATCGATAACGAAACGGGTCAGTTGAGCGTCAAAACGACGGGTAAGCAAGGCTCTGGAATTCTGCGTTCAATGAGTGAGGCGAACTGTTTGATAGAAATTGCCCCTCACATCGATACAGTAAAACCCGGTGAAAGCGTGACAATTATCCCACTTCAAGGCAGAATCTAG
- the mobA gene encoding molybdenum cofactor guanylyltransferase MobA, whose translation MLHPTQTSWVILAGGQASRMGGNDKGLIEFNGKPLIEHVLERLKTQTNDITINANRNHERYEQYAPVISDSYPDYPGPLGGIHAGLISGSTDWVGFVPCDSPFIDTAVVERFCQSVTDQSDILVAHDGDFHQPVFTMFHKRVLPKLEAFLERGDRKIILLYKECHTDYVDFSDSPECFVNLNTPEELAKLATSNDHH comes from the coding sequence ATGTTGCATCCAACTCAGACTAGTTGGGTTATTCTTGCTGGCGGGCAAGCCTCTCGTATGGGTGGCAATGATAAAGGGTTGATAGAGTTCAATGGTAAGCCGCTGATTGAACACGTGTTGGAGCGCCTAAAAACGCAAACCAACGATATCACGATAAACGCAAACAGAAACCACGAACGCTATGAGCAATATGCTCCCGTGATTAGTGACTCCTATCCCGATTATCCAGGCCCTTTGGGTGGCATACACGCTGGTCTTATCTCGGGATCCACTGATTGGGTTGGATTCGTTCCCTGTGACAGTCCTTTCATTGATACTGCGGTCGTCGAGCGATTCTGTCAGTCCGTGACTGACCAGTCCGATATCCTCGTCGCTCATGATGGCGATTTTCATCAACCTGTCTTCACGATGTTCCACAAACGAGTGCTTCCAAAACTTGAAGCCTTTTTGGAACGTGGCGATCGCAAAATCATCTTACTCTATAAAGAGTGTCACACCGACTACGTTGACTTCTCAGACAGTCCTGAGTGTTTTGTGAATCTCAATACGCCAGAAGAATTGGCGAAATTAGCGACGTCAAACGATCATCATTAA
- a CDS encoding DUF2817 domain-containing protein has product MSGIYRIMFAATPRELGHIQDFAERYPELSLTTLTHIEHQGFEMPLQRLSMGSQDPTAPCLILTGSIHGVERIGSQIILAFIKSLLKRRHWDSQLNDTLNKIQVLTVPVVNPWGVALKTRANHRGVDLMRNAPVTANNPRYQLYAGQTISPTLPWYRGNSEQMEQELTALSNCILQVTQTASSTIVLDVHSGFGTRDRLWFPFAHHNRPPETLHQFYLIYSKFRKSFPHYELYQFEPQWHQYTTHGDFWDWMYLQHYQQSTSPFVPLTLELGSWLWVKKNPMQLLRFSQLFHPTKPHRVKRVQRRHSTLLSYLMQVLYNELLTQISNNDRDILTKKANKLWYPSS; this is encoded by the coding sequence TTGAGTGGTATTTATCGAATTATGTTCGCCGCGACCCCAAGAGAACTTGGCCATATCCAAGATTTTGCCGAGCGCTATCCTGAGTTGTCTCTCACCACCCTCACCCATATTGAGCATCAAGGCTTTGAGATGCCATTGCAACGGCTGTCAATGGGTTCACAAGACCCTACCGCGCCCTGCCTTATCCTGACAGGATCGATTCATGGTGTTGAGCGTATTGGCAGCCAGATTATTTTGGCTTTCATCAAAAGCCTGTTAAAACGTCGTCACTGGGACAGCCAATTAAATGACACGCTGAACAAAATTCAAGTTCTCACCGTTCCTGTGGTGAATCCTTGGGGTGTCGCACTGAAAACACGGGCCAATCATCGCGGTGTCGATTTGATGCGCAATGCGCCTGTTACCGCAAACAACCCTCGTTATCAGCTTTATGCCGGTCAAACCATAAGTCCAACACTCCCTTGGTATCGGGGAAACAGCGAGCAGATGGAACAAGAGCTAACGGCACTTTCAAACTGTATTCTTCAAGTCACACAAACCGCCTCTTCCACCATAGTGCTCGATGTACATAGTGGCTTTGGCACTCGAGACCGATTGTGGTTTCCATTCGCTCACCATAATCGACCACCAGAGACACTGCACCAATTCTATTTGATTTATTCGAAGTTTCGAAAAAGCTTCCCACACTATGAGCTTTACCAATTTGAGCCTCAATGGCATCAGTATACTACCCATGGTGATTTCTGGGATTGGATGTACTTGCAACACTATCAACAATCGACCTCACCTTTTGTTCCGCTAACTTTAGAACTTGGCTCCTGGCTTTGGGTTAAAAAGAACCCAATGCAACTACTTCGTTTTAGTCAGCTGTTTCATCCAACAAAGCCACATCGCGTCAAACGCGTCCAAAGAAGACACAGCACACTTCTCAGTTATTTAATGCAAGTTTTGTATAATGAGTTGTTAACACAGATAAGCAACAACGACCGAGATATACTGACGAAAAAGGCGAACAAATTATGGTACCCATCGTCCTAG
- a CDS encoding GNAT family N-acetyltransferase: MTQLQYRLRPATEQDFDFVFQLKKQTEYDAIKRVFGWDESLQLRLHQQEWSQAKPTIVDIDNKPIGSYLLERRSDHYYFGRFFILPEFQGMGLGSTIMRLCIGQAGPLPINLAVLRGNRAVQLYSRYSFSIIEEDAHFVYMQRESVCSEE, encoded by the coding sequence ATGACTCAATTGCAATATCGTTTAAGGCCAGCGACCGAACAAGATTTTGATTTCGTTTTTCAGTTAAAAAAACAAACCGAGTATGATGCTATTAAGCGAGTGTTTGGCTGGGACGAATCGTTGCAACTTAGGTTGCACCAACAAGAGTGGTCGCAAGCCAAACCAACCATTGTTGACATCGATAACAAGCCGATAGGAAGTTATCTACTTGAGCGACGCAGTGATCATTACTATTTCGGCCGCTTTTTTATTTTACCTGAGTTTCAGGGGATGGGCTTAGGCTCCACCATCATGCGGTTGTGCATTGGGCAAGCGGGCCCTTTACCCATTAATCTAGCGGTGCTACGCGGTAATCGTGCTGTGCAGTTGTATTCTCGATACTCGTTTTCAATCATCGAAGAAGATGCACACTTTGTATATATGCAAAGAGAGTCGGTTTGTAGCGAAGAATAA
- a CDS encoding substrate-binding domain-containing protein, translating to MISSQKMASRLMVTAASLATLSVSAYADTGEQSRVRLATTTSTYHSGLLDYLLPEFTQETGYQVDIIAAGTGKSLKMGENGDVDVVMTHAPKAEANFVASGFGIEPRSVMYNDFVIVGPEKDPAHVHDQKTVEEVFDHIAKTNAIFISRGDDSGTHKKELQIWKQSKIQPDFGGYRSVGQGMGPTLNMASEMQGYTMTDRGTWLAYQAKLDLAILFQGDKQLFNPYQVIVVNPERYPTLNTKGARALSDWLVSDKGQTMINNYRKMGEQLFVADAKSNNS from the coding sequence ATGATTTCCTCTCAAAAAATGGCCTCCCGATTAATGGTTACCGCGGCGTCACTGGCAACACTGTCTGTTTCGGCTTACGCAGACACTGGCGAACAATCCCGAGTTCGTCTGGCGACAACCACCAGCACTTATCATTCAGGCCTTCTCGACTACCTACTACCAGAATTCACCCAAGAAACGGGCTATCAAGTGGACATTATTGCCGCTGGTACCGGTAAATCGCTCAAAATGGGCGAAAACGGTGATGTGGATGTCGTCATGACGCATGCGCCGAAAGCCGAAGCCAATTTTGTTGCTTCAGGTTTTGGTATTGAGCCACGCAGTGTTATGTACAACGACTTTGTGATTGTCGGTCCAGAAAAGGATCCCGCTCACGTCCACGATCAAAAAACGGTTGAAGAAGTCTTTGACCATATCGCGAAAACCAATGCGATTTTTATCTCACGTGGCGATGATTCTGGTACACATAAAAAAGAACTTCAGATATGGAAGCAAAGTAAGATTCAACCAGACTTTGGCGGTTACCGTTCTGTAGGCCAAGGTATGGGGCCTACGCTAAACATGGCGTCAGAAATGCAGGGGTACACCATGACCGATCGCGGCACGTGGCTCGCTTATCAAGCTAAACTCGATCTGGCTATCCTTTTCCAAGGTGACAAACAATTGTTTAATCCTTATCAAGTTATCGTCGTAAACCCGGAGCGTTATCCTACCCTTAATACCAAAGGCGCACGTGCGCTGAGTGACTGGCTTGTTTCCGACAAAGGTCAGACGATGATCAATAACTACCGCAAAATGGGCGAACAGCTTTTTGTGGCCGATGCTAAGAGCAACAACAGTTAA
- a CDS encoding DUF2960 domain-containing protein, whose product MARTIIYEYKNEEKTLTFSYQQHRNIHEAVAEAEGIDLTEFLKMEQQIEAISDTKAVRNYRDNHFKKLGFGKITLMQKENFGLGKKPR is encoded by the coding sequence ATGGCTCGTACCATCATTTATGAATACAAAAACGAAGAGAAGACACTGACGTTTTCTTATCAGCAACATCGCAACATCCATGAAGCTGTCGCTGAAGCAGAAGGTATTGACCTGACGGAATTCCTGAAGATGGAACAGCAGATTGAAGCCATCTCGGATACCAAAGCAGTTCGCAACTATCGTGACAACCATTTTAAAAAGCTTGGCTTTGGTAAGATCACGCTAATGCAAAAAGAGAACTTTGGTCTGGGTAAAAAACCTAGATAA
- a CDS encoding sensor histidine kinase, with protein MNRENRFIGKWRYRITSMVRYRLLFLTSAPIFLTLFALFGITAYWSVHYTWQSALVDVAERLNIVEDKIHSLQIRQHDHLTAFASSYEFRTRLDHLQTHDEFDTWVSSQRERYNLDYLRWIPKQQSEKSNDYLQMASQKSFFDVLTRTQASTIDPILSDHAEVWHQDKHITETRALVSRSVTAVYDFNSQLLGYLDGGVLMNNNLALVDEIKNTIYSSHSYQGTVTLFLDDLRIATNVYMEDSYEGRRALGTVVSEQVREAVLERGESWIDKAFVYDSWYIAGYNPIVDWHGNTVGITYTGYLVWPLIKTYITNLGEITAIIVLLLLVSGLIVYRGARDLFRPIEQIHRVVKMVQLGKDEERIGPLGLNSKHELSQLATQFDNMLNQLQYRNEQIQEAAHELEAKVHSRTASLKEKTEQLELHIQLLNQTRDKLVTNEKLAALGELTAGIAHEINNPTAVILGNVELMKFELGADINRVEEEVDTILAQIDRIRNITRSLLQYSRQGGVQDEITWQHVNPIVDESVTLVRTGSKKRDVEFVVDLHAKTPVEVNRHQLLQILVNLQMNAIHAMNGKGRLTVLTEDWIEGKESIGSLIHVIDEGCGISERNLKRIFDPFFTTKRDGTGLGLSVSQSILSQTGGEIKVHSKEGEGSQFTLYLPNKTDHHLLVSA; from the coding sequence ATGAATAGAGAAAACCGCTTTATCGGCAAATGGCGTTACCGTATCACTTCTATGGTGCGATATCGCTTGTTGTTTCTCACCTCTGCGCCGATATTTTTAACCTTGTTTGCGCTGTTTGGCATTACGGCGTATTGGTCTGTTCATTACACCTGGCAAAGTGCCTTAGTGGATGTGGCTGAGCGACTTAATATTGTCGAAGACAAAATACACAGCTTACAAATTCGCCAGCACGATCACCTTACTGCGTTTGCCTCGTCCTATGAGTTTCGAACTCGCCTAGATCATCTTCAAACTCATGATGAGTTCGATACATGGGTTAGCTCCCAGCGAGAACGCTATAATCTTGACTATCTGCGCTGGATTCCCAAGCAGCAATCGGAGAAGAGCAACGACTACCTGCAAATGGCCAGTCAAAAGAGTTTTTTCGATGTACTCACTCGCACTCAAGCTAGCACTATTGACCCAATCTTGTCCGACCATGCGGAAGTATGGCATCAGGATAAACACATTACAGAAACGCGCGCCTTGGTGAGTCGGTCCGTGACCGCTGTGTATGATTTTAACAGTCAGCTGCTCGGCTATTTGGATGGCGGCGTGTTAATGAACAATAACTTAGCGCTGGTTGATGAAATCAAAAACACTATCTATTCGAGCCACAGTTACCAGGGTACCGTCACGTTATTTCTCGATGACTTGCGGATTGCCACTAACGTTTATATGGAAGACTCCTATGAGGGCCGTCGCGCTTTAGGCACTGTAGTATCCGAACAGGTGAGGGAAGCGGTATTAGAGCGTGGAGAAAGTTGGATTGATAAAGCGTTTGTTTACGACTCATGGTACATAGCCGGTTATAACCCGATCGTCGATTGGCACGGTAACACAGTGGGGATAACGTACACCGGTTACTTAGTGTGGCCGCTTATTAAAACTTACATCACCAACTTAGGGGAAATCACCGCGATTATCGTGTTACTGCTACTGGTCTCAGGGTTGATTGTGTACCGTGGTGCTAGAGATCTGTTTCGTCCCATCGAGCAGATACACCGTGTGGTCAAAATGGTCCAGTTGGGTAAGGATGAGGAACGTATTGGTCCACTTGGGTTGAATTCCAAGCACGAACTAAGTCAACTCGCCACTCAGTTCGATAATATGCTCAACCAATTACAGTATCGCAATGAGCAGATCCAAGAAGCAGCACACGAACTTGAAGCTAAGGTCCATTCTCGTACCGCTAGTCTAAAAGAGAAAACAGAGCAGCTTGAACTGCATATACAACTGCTCAATCAAACGCGTGACAAACTCGTGACCAATGAAAAGCTGGCCGCCTTAGGTGAACTGACGGCTGGTATTGCACATGAAATCAATAACCCTACCGCTGTTATTCTTGGCAATGTAGAGTTGATGAAATTCGAACTTGGCGCTGATATTAATCGTGTAGAGGAAGAGGTCGATACGATTTTGGCGCAGATTGACCGCATCAGAAATATCACCCGAAGTCTGTTGCAATACAGCCGTCAGGGCGGTGTACAAGATGAAATTACATGGCAACATGTCAACCCGATTGTGGATGAAAGTGTCACTTTGGTTCGCACTGGCTCGAAGAAACGCGATGTGGAATTTGTGGTTGATTTGCATGCCAAAACGCCAGTCGAAGTGAATCGTCATCAACTGCTGCAAATATTGGTCAACCTGCAAATGAATGCCATCCATGCAATGAATGGAAAAGGGCGTCTGACGGTATTAACGGAAGACTGGATTGAGGGTAAGGAAAGCATTGGCTCACTAATCCATGTCATCGACGAAGGTTGCGGAATCTCAGAGCGCAATCTTAAGCGTATTTTTGATCCATTTTTTACCACTAAACGCGATGGTACCGGGCTTGGTTTGTCAGTATCACAAAGTATATTGAGTCAAACTGGCGGTGAGATTAAAGTACACTCCAAAGAAGGAGAAGGCAGTCAGTTTACATTGTATCTCCCGAATAAAACCGACCATCACTTGTTGGTCAGTGCTTAA